From the genome of Nicotiana sylvestris chromosome 1, ASM39365v2, whole genome shotgun sequence:
GAGATCTTATAAACATTTATGTATTGTGAATGAGACATTAATATTTCCAAATATAGGTTGCATTCGGGTGTTTTCCCGGGTTAGACCATTTTTACCAACAGATAAACGGAGAACTCATCAACCGATTTCAGTTGAATCAGAGAAGATCGTGGTAAGATCTGGTGGAAGCAGGAAAGAATTTGAGTTTGACAAGGTTTTCCATCAGGAAGCAATCCAAGGTTAGTAACAGATTTATGTGCTAAAAATTGACTGCATCTTATTTCCAAAGAAATTTCAGTAAAGGCATTTGTTATGCTTGAACATTCTGTAGAAGATGTTTTTGCTGAGGTTGAGCCAATTCTCAGATCTGCAATCGATGGGCACAATGTATGTATATTAGCTTATGGACAAACGGGAACTGGCAAGACATATACTATGGTTAGTTTTCCTATTGTATGATCACATTATCATGAAGAATGTTTATAGAAAATGAATTAGGTGCTTTTATTTGTGTTCTCTAGGAGGGAACGACTGAGTCTCCAGGGATCATTCCTCGTGTTCTTCAGGAGCTTTTTCACCTTTCCTCTTTAGATAGCTCGGCTTCATTTACTTTTTCTATTAGCATGCTCGAAGTCTATTTGGGCAGCCTAAGGGATTTGCTTGCTCCAAGACCTTCCAGTCGGACATACACTGCGCCAAGATGGTAATTCCCAATATCTTGTCCTCGCTTCTATGTTAAAAGGAGGATGTAATTTGATGACCCGCTAAGAATTGCCTTGTATAGTTTGGCTAACTCTACTACAGCAATCTAAACATTCAAACAGATTCGAAAGGATCAGTCGAAATCGATGGTCTAACTGAGGTGGAAATCTCTAATTTTACTAAAGCAACTTGGTGGTATAACAAGGGGAGGCGAGTTAGATCCACATCTTGGACAAATGTAAATGAAACATCCAGCAGATCACATTGGTAGGTTTTTAAAAGCCTTTCCCTTCGTCATTTGGATTACTTTGGTTTTGGCAATTCAGTAACCTGTTTAGTTATTTGTATTTAGTTTGACGAGGATCAGTATATATCGCTACGGGGATGCTTTGGGAGGTAAAGCAGAAGTAAGCAAACTGTGGATGGTTGACCTTGGAGGAAGTGAGCGCCTACTTAAAACGGGAGCCATTGGACAAACCCTTGATGAGGGGAGGGCAATAAATCTCTCTCTTTCTGCACTAGGTGATGTTATCGCAGCTCTTAGAAGAAAGAGAGGCCATGTTCCTTATAGGTTAGTGAATATTTACAAGCTTCTGACTTATAAAAAAGAATTCTTATTTTCGTTTCTGCATTAGAATAACAGTTTCTCAATGTTCTTCTTGCTTGTGTTTGGCTGTATTCTACTATTACATAAAGTCCAAAGGTTAAGGAGGTATGGATCGAAATATTTGGTAGTGTATTTAACTAATGAAGTTACCAATTTTGGTTGCAGAAATAGCAAATTGACACAAGTTCTCAAGGATTCTCTTGGTAAATTCTCAGATTTCCTGAAGCAACAATTTACACAGACATGCATGTCAGAACTTTTACATTTTTCACATTTTGGAAAATGATAACTTAGTCGCgttaaggaattttgaaatttgaCGTCGTAGCAGTTGATATAAAAATCTCTCTTGTTCATCTTCGTTCTTAGACGTCTAAACGTGGAATGTTCATGTCTTATTTCTTTGTTCCTACTGCTTTAGGTGATAAATCAAAAGTTTTGATGCTAGTCCATGTTAGCCCATATGAAGAGGATCTTGGAGAGACAACATGTTCCTTTACCTTTGCGAAGAGAGCACGAGCAGCAGAATGCAACAGAGAACTCTCACAAGTAATCATCTTTGGTTTTCTTTGATAGTTTCTATTGTTTCTGATGACCTTGTCGCTTATCCTTATTTATTGTTTGCATCCCTTCAGGAATCAAAGAAGCTAAGAGAAAAGAGAATTTCTGAGCTTGAGGAGCAAATGAAGGAAGCTGAAGAAGGATGTCAAGAAATTAGGACTCAAATACAGAAGGCTGAGTTTTTGTTGACCGAGAACAAAAAGCTTTTCGTGAAGAAATATGAGCCAATTGAAGATGAAGAAACCTTTCCTATAACCCCAAAGGAAAACATTGCTGAAATCACAGTAACTCCAAGAAATTCTGAGAAAGGACTAAAAACAAAGGTCACTAGCTCAGTGCCTCGATTCATGAGTGCCACAGTTGCCAGTCGACAAAGGGAGAGTACAGCAGAAAGGGAAATTCATAGCAGACCAAAAAGTTTGAGATCATGGGCTAGGAGCTCTACACAATTGTCTGGTTCACAATCAAACAGCTTTTCAGATCGTCGTTTTAAAGCACAGCTACGAACTTCAAATAAAAGATCACGATATAGTGAGACTAATACCATTGCAGGGGATATTAAGTGTGATGATTCAGATATTAAGCCATCTGTCTTGCCACAACCACAAAGCAAGACTATCGCTTCCTCGGATCCAAAGCCTAGAGTAACACTACCTCACCACAGAAGAAGGATGTCTGATCTACTCTAACTATTACAAGAGCTGATCTTCTAGTCCTTAGCAGGTGCTTTAACTTTTTCGCTTTTTAGTGTTTCGGCTTTTGTTTGTTGATGCTGCTACTGCtattattttctcttttctttttggtctgGAAGTGCTTCAAGATTACAAGAGAAATTCATTCGGGGTTTTTTGTGTAATAGATGTGATTTTTCTTGGGGTTGGAATAATTTATAATTTGTTAGCACTATATAGTATATACTCTGCAAAAAAAGAGTGGTTTCCTTAGGAATGCGTGTTTACTGCAAATGTCATCTTGTTGAGACATTGTGAAGTTGTACAATTGTTACTGCAGTTCAGTGAAGAAAGTGCATGAAAAAAGATTTTTTCAGTTCATGTTGTACAATTGTTACTGCAGTTCAGAACGTATTACCATATGTGTTGAATTTCAAAAATGAATCATTGAAATTTGAAGGCATTATACATCAATTATAAGTAgacttgaaacttgaactatcaTGTTCACACTTCACAGGTTCGAGTCGCGGAATCAACCACTGATGCTTGCATCAGGTAGGCTGTGTGAACGCGAGATGCTTTGTGCATCGGGCTGCTCTTTTATATTTCTTCCAAGGCTCCGTAAATGCATAGTTGAATTTTTCTTAGAGTTTGTAGAACTCAGTATTTTAGTTCCTAAGTAGCATTTGTTTGAGCTAGTGAATCTATTTCCTTTAACTGTTTACCTATAATCCTAATTTCTTATGGTTCATTATCTATCTATATACTAGGCCCTTAgtgaaatgtcgttcgtcttttttatccTTTTAGAATAGAGTTCACACTAAATAAAATATTCATTTGATTATTCTCCTAactaatatttaggagtttgaaATTAAATCACATTTTACTTATTTAATCTTTCCTTATGTGAATTAAGTAAAAAGTCCTTATACTTAGGACTTTACAACCACTAAAATTTACCTTATATAAATTTTAGGATTAAAGATGATTGAATAAAACTAGAATCTTTATGCCTATGAATGGTTTATAATTGAACCTTTTTCTAGCTCACAATAGATTGTTAATTGTGCTAATTTTTGGGAGAACAATTATGATGTAAactaaataaaataaagaaataattaaagaaagAGGGAGCgtttaattttttgaaaacaGAAAGTATTTTATATATCACTATTAAGGATTAGTAGGGGGGGGGGGTTCCTTGACGGACTATGATCTTGATTAACTAGAGAAAAGCTAGGTGCTAGGCTA
Proteins encoded in this window:
- the LOC104211483 gene encoding kinesin-like protein KIN-14U isoform X2, with product MEGTTESPGIIPRVLQELFHLSSLDSSASFTFSISMLEVYLGSLRDLLAPRPSSRTYTAPRCNLNIQTDSKGSVEIDGLTEVEISNFTKATWWYNKGRRVRSTSWTNVNETSSRSHCLTRISIYRYGDALGGKAEVSKLWMVDLGGSERLLKTGAIGQTLDEGRAINLSLSALGDVIAALRRKRGHVPYRNSKLTQVLKDSLGDKSKVLMLVHVSPYEEDLGETTCSFTFAKRARAAECNRELSQESKKLREKRISELEEQMKEAEEGCQEIRTQIQKAEFLLTENKKLFVKKYEPIEDEETFPITPKENIAEITVTPRNSEKGLKTKVTSSVPRFMSATVASRQRESTAEREIHSRPKSLRSWARSSTQLSGSQSNSFSDRRFKAQLRTSNKRSRYSETNTIAGDIKCDDSDIKPSVLPQPQSKTIASSDPKPRVTLPHHRRRMSDLL
- the LOC104211483 gene encoding kinesin-like protein KIN-14U isoform X1, translating into MFVSTEEEHISLPLANGKVLENSSPIGSNPDSNEDELSQENPSNFMDVNVVQEDEKFQLEQRILNLEGEIGSLRNKERSLDEKRREALNKILDIKGCIRVFSRVRPFLPTDKRRTHQPISVESEKIVVRSGGSRKEFEFDKVFHQEAIQEDVFAEVEPILRSAIDGHNVCILAYGQTGTGKTYTMEGTTESPGIIPRVLQELFHLSSLDSSASFTFSISMLEVYLGSLRDLLAPRPSSRTYTAPRCNLNIQTDSKGSVEIDGLTEVEISNFTKATWWYNKGRRVRSTSWTNVNETSSRSHCLTRISIYRYGDALGGKAEVSKLWMVDLGGSERLLKTGAIGQTLDEGRAINLSLSALGDVIAALRRKRGHVPYRNSKLTQVLKDSLGDKSKVLMLVHVSPYEEDLGETTCSFTFAKRARAAECNRELSQESKKLREKRISELEEQMKEAEEGCQEIRTQIQKAEFLLTENKKLFVKKYEPIEDEETFPITPKENIAEITVTPRNSEKGLKTKVTSSVPRFMSATVASRQRESTAEREIHSRPKSLRSWARSSTQLSGSQSNSFSDRRFKAQLRTSNKRSRYSETNTIAGDIKCDDSDIKPSVLPQPQSKTIASSDPKPRVTLPHHRRRMSDLL